A section of the Salvelinus fontinalis isolate EN_2023a chromosome 33, ASM2944872v1, whole genome shotgun sequence genome encodes:
- the LOC129832348 gene encoding mRNA decay activator protein ZFP36-like — protein sequence MSDMIDDIITRNLINLGLDEPFIQQQIQPMAPRLNSSTSFFSPKSHSLSSEQLNDDNPWPLDIWSKMAPSKQQVSFRPDRSMSLTESNILSFGKMKTLDEVPPPPGFPPLNNPTPLPSNRYKTELCRSFQENGSCKYGSKCQFAHGEPELRGLYRHPKYKTEACRTFYNFGYCPYGARCHFIHEEKLTPLTQKFHNQALADQNPRQLRQSVSFAGFMGSRSSPPPALHDPLGFTRAPSVSPPPADILSPVFNDTQRNTFQFCQSRPSVGDIHNIPMIVEPQKPSRCVCGHGNNFPNTLNKSYAMEDRNNVYITQPNLQRFSSEDSLSDRDSYTSTGSTSGSESPTFDGAGNKRLTVFARLSLSD from the exons ATGTCCGATATGATCGACGACATTATCACGAGG AATCTGATCAATCTTGGTTTAGATGAACCATTCATCCAGCAACAAATTCAACCAATGGCACCTCGTCTCAACAGTTCAACGTCATTCTTCTCACCAAAGAGCCATAGTCTAAGCTCTGAGCAACTGAACGATGATAACCCCTGGCCACTTGACATTTGGAGCAAGATGGCTCCAAGTAAAcaacaggtttccttcagaccTGACCGCTCCATGAGTCTAACCGAATCCAATATCCTTTCCTTCGGTAAAATGAAGACCCTGGATGAAGTGCCTCCACCTCCTGGATTTCCTCCACTGAACAACCCGACACCTCTCCCTTCCAACCGTTACAAAACCGAACTGTGCCGTAGCTTCCAGGAGAACGGAAGCTGTAAATATGGGAGCAAGTGTCAGTTTGCCCATGGAGAGCCTGAGCTGCGCGGTTTGTACAGGCACCCAAAATACAAAACGGAGGCCTGTCGCACCTTTTACAACTTTGGCTACTGCCCATATGGAGCCCGCTGTCACTTCATTCACGAAGAGAAACTCACCCCCTTGACCCAAAAGTTCCACAACCAAGCACTTGCTGATCAGAACCCACGTCAGCTCCGTCAGAGCGTCAGTTTTGCAGGTTTCATGGGATCACGCAGCTCTCCTCCCCCTGCGCTCCACGACCCCCTTGGCTTCACCCGTGCGCCCTCGGTGTCACCACCCCCAGCGGACATTCTCTCCCCAGTGTTCAATGACACCCAACGCAACACATTTCAGTTTTGTCAGAGCCGACCCAGTGTTGGTGACATCCACAACATCCCTATGATAGTTGAGCCACAGAAGCCCTCACGCTGCGTTTGTGGCCACGGAAATAACTTCCCAAACACTCTGAACAAATCTTACGCTATGGAGGACCGCAACAATGTCTACATCACCCAGCCAAACCTCCAGCGCTTCTCTTCTGAAGACTCCCTCTCAGATCGGGATAGTTACACCAGCACAGGCAGCACCAGCGGTTCAGAGTCCCCCACCTTTGATGGGGCTGGCAATAAGCGCCTCACCGTCTTTGCGCGCCTGTCACTCTCTGACTAG